One Littorina saxatilis isolate snail1 linkage group LG1, US_GU_Lsax_2.0, whole genome shotgun sequence genomic window carries:
- the LOC138970272 gene encoding growth hormone secretagogue receptor type 1-like codes for MENYQTELMQFPEYRALKNLMLYVPPVLIVLGTFGNVFTFIIMRRRAMLKVSSYHYLAILAVTDSLVLYIGLLRLWLGEVTGTAFHNNADWICKLTISLGYTASDLSVWLIIAVTVERYIVVCFPLRASAMINTNRAKKVIGFLVLLMFTINLHFFWTVEIVERPVDGKNVSNCEAAPHHQQLVIDVWPWVDACIYSFVPFIVILVLNILIICEVVDARNQRRIMQNTPEHGHYQHARLRCGEGTKLTIMLLTVSFTFLLTTLPMNVSLIVTAFWKPYDKNFMRQIVQFKLANTVAELLMYVNHSINFFLYCATGNKFRQQIAYMLHCKTDTQYGPWTSVQTEDVKIHASVKNGHNHLVSKQRLLLSHAVEEDDNAVNGEVIPLRSL; via the exons ATGGAGAACTACCAGACAGAGCTAATGCAGTTCCCGGAGTACCGCGCGCTGAAGAACTTGATGCTGTACGTGCCGCCCGTGCTGATCGTGCTGGGCACCTTCGGCAACGTCTTCACCTTCATCATCATGCGGCGCCGGGCCATGCTCAAAGTGTCCTCCTACCACTACCTCGCCATCTTGGCCGTCACGGACTCCTTAGTGCTCTACATCGGCTTGCTGAGGTTGTGGCTTGGCGAAGTGACCGGCACGGCCTTCCACAACAACGCGGACTGGATCTGCAAGCTGACTATCTCTCTCGGCTACACGGCCAGCGACCTGTCCGTCTGGCTGATCATCGCAGTGACGGTGGAGCGCTACATCGTCGTCTGCTTCCCGCTGCGGGCCTCCGCCATGATTAACACGAACCGCGCCAAGAAGGTGATCGGCTTCCTGGTGCTGCTCATGTTCACCATCAATCTGCACTTCTTCTGGACCGTGGAGATTGTTGAGCGGCCGGTGGACGGAAAGAACGTCAGCAACTGCGAGGCGGCGCCTCACCACCAACAGCTCGTTATCGACGTCTGGCCCTGGGTCGACGCCTGCATTTACTCCTTCGTGCCTTTCATCGTCATCCTCGTCCTCAACATCCTTATCATCTGCGAGGTGGTGGACGCCCGAAACCAGAGGCGGATAATGCAGAACACGCCCGAACACGGCCATTACCAGCACGCGCGACTCC GCTGTGGTGAGGGCACAAAGTTGACCATCATGCTGCTCACCGTGTCCTTCACCTTCCTACTCACCACGCTGCCCATGAACGTGTCGCTGATCGTGACGGCGTTCTGGAAGCCCTACGACAAGAACTTCATGCGGCAGATAGTGCAGTTCAAGCTGGCCAACACGGTGGCCGAGCTGCTCATGTACGTCAACCACTCCATCAACTTCTTTCTCTACTGCGCCACGGGCAATAAGTTTCGTCAGCAGATTGCGTACATGCTTCACTGCAAGACAGACACGCAGTATGGTCCCTGGACTTCTGTACAAACTGAGGATGTTAAAATTCACGCTTCAGTGAAGAACGGTCACAACCATCTTGTCTCCAAACAACGTTTACTTTTATCTCACGCGGTTGAAGAGGACGACAATGCGGTGAACGGGGAAGTGATCCCGTTGAGGTCTTTATAG